One stretch of Schlesneria sp. DSM 10557 DNA includes these proteins:
- the htpG gene encoding molecular chaperone HtpG — protein MSQPQEFTFQTEIKQLLHILSHSLYQNREIALRELISNASDSLNKLRHIQLSEEQYRDDQPLEITLEPNKDSKLLVIRDNGIGLTHDELVQNLGTIAHSGSKEFLRTLAAKADGAESSPSADLSLIGQFGVGFYAAFMLADRVEVVTRSYREETGWRWESDGSGRFTITPAEEEVPRGAQIRLHLKDDMDEFTDPMRLKFIVRKYSTFVPHPIKLDGETLNEQKPIWVEPKNQVTEEQHAGFYQWLTHHAEEKPLWHLHLSSDSPIQFHSILYCPPTNFELMGFGQIEHGINLCAKRILVQDDCRDLLPDYLRFLYGVVDSADLPLNVSRETLQDHKLLPKLKRVLIKKVLDHLASIAEEQPETFKTFYQQFGPILRTGIGQDFENRERIAKLMRFHSTHTANPTLVVPGGTTDQPVPPTVSLDSYLQRAVEGQTQIYYLSGPDLDALSRHPLLEAFRKRNLEVLFLDDPIDEFALTQLRRYEGKDLISIDSADVSFPESTDPPETEAAEKPKNITRVIELFRGALESKVQDIRESSRLTESPCCLINPQGTMSNQLQKVLSHTMKEYEAPKRIMEVNPHAALVTRLCDLSSNSENDEFIRDCGRQLYANALILDGLIPDVEETTTRSLRFMEELARSKSSIVL, from the coding sequence GTGTCTCAACCGCAAGAATTCACGTTTCAAACCGAGATCAAGCAACTTCTCCATATCCTTTCGCATTCTCTCTACCAGAACCGGGAAATTGCTCTGCGCGAGCTGATTTCCAACGCATCTGATTCTTTGAACAAGCTGCGGCATATCCAGCTCAGCGAAGAGCAGTATCGTGACGACCAACCACTGGAAATTACGCTCGAACCCAACAAAGATTCGAAGCTGCTGGTCATCCGCGATAACGGAATCGGCCTGACCCATGATGAACTGGTTCAGAACCTGGGAACGATTGCGCACAGCGGATCGAAAGAGTTCTTGCGGACACTGGCGGCGAAAGCCGACGGAGCAGAATCGTCTCCCTCGGCTGACCTGTCACTGATCGGACAGTTCGGCGTGGGATTCTATGCCGCGTTCATGCTGGCGGATCGCGTCGAAGTCGTCACGCGCAGCTATCGCGAAGAAACAGGCTGGCGGTGGGAATCCGATGGTTCGGGGCGCTTCACGATTACGCCTGCGGAAGAAGAAGTCCCTCGGGGTGCTCAGATTCGGCTGCACCTTAAGGACGACATGGATGAATTCACTGACCCTATGCGGTTGAAGTTTATTGTCCGCAAGTACTCGACGTTCGTGCCGCATCCCATCAAGCTCGATGGAGAAACGCTCAACGAACAAAAGCCGATCTGGGTCGAGCCGAAGAATCAGGTCACGGAAGAACAGCATGCTGGTTTTTACCAGTGGCTGACCCATCACGCAGAAGAAAAACCACTCTGGCACCTGCATCTGTCGAGCGATTCCCCCATTCAGTTTCATTCGATCCTGTACTGTCCCCCCACGAATTTTGAGCTGATGGGATTTGGCCAGATTGAGCACGGAATCAATCTGTGTGCGAAACGAATTCTGGTTCAGGATGACTGCCGCGACTTGCTGCCGGACTATCTTCGCTTCCTGTACGGGGTCGTTGATTCGGCCGACCTGCCACTGAACGTCTCGCGTGAGACACTGCAGGATCACAAGCTACTGCCCAAGCTGAAGCGGGTCTTGATCAAGAAGGTTCTCGACCACCTCGCCAGTATCGCCGAAGAACAGCCCGAGACCTTCAAGACGTTCTATCAGCAGTTCGGGCCGATTCTGCGGACCGGGATCGGGCAAGACTTCGAGAATCGCGAACGGATCGCAAAGTTGATGCGGTTCCATTCGACGCATACCGCCAATCCAACCCTCGTGGTACCCGGCGGAACGACCGATCAACCCGTACCTCCGACTGTCTCGCTGGATAGTTACCTCCAGCGGGCCGTGGAAGGCCAGACCCAGATTTACTACCTGAGTGGTCCTGATCTGGACGCGTTGTCTCGTCATCCGCTGCTGGAAGCATTCCGCAAACGAAACCTGGAAGTCCTGTTCCTGGATGATCCGATCGATGAATTCGCTCTGACGCAACTGCGTCGCTATGAGGGTAAAGATCTTATCTCCATCGATTCGGCGGATGTATCGTTCCCCGAATCGACCGATCCACCCGAGACGGAAGCGGCTGAAAAGCCGAAGAACATCACACGCGTCATTGAGTTGTTCCGAGGAGCGCTGGAAAGCAAGGTGCAGGACATTCGGGAGTCGTCTCGTCTGACGGAAAGCCCCTGTTGCCTGATCAATCCTCAGGGAACCATGAGCAACCAGCTGCAGAAGGTGCTCAGCCATACGATGAAAGAATACGAAGCTCCCAAACGGATCATGGAAGTGAATCCGCATGCAGCGCTCGTGACACGGCTGTGCGACCTGAGCAGCAATTCCGAGAACGACGAATTCATTCGGGATTGCGGCCGTCAGCTTTACGCAAATGCCCTCATCCTGGACGGACTGATTCCCGACGTGGAAGAAACGACGACCCGCTCGCTCCGTTTCATGGAAGAACTGGCCCGAAGCAAGTCTTCGATCGTCTTGTGA
- a CDS encoding putative quinol monooxygenase, with product MIHVLALVETIEGHREDFLREFAQVAVPVRQEAGCIEYGAAIDAVTDVPQQFLQGEDFVLIVEKWESLDHLKAHLVAPHMADYRVRVKPFVSSVRLQILDPRV from the coding sequence ATGATTCATGTGCTTGCTCTGGTCGAAACAATCGAAGGGCACCGCGAAGATTTCTTACGTGAGTTTGCTCAGGTCGCGGTTCCTGTGCGACAGGAGGCGGGGTGCATTGAATATGGGGCTGCAATTGATGCGGTCACGGATGTGCCGCAGCAGTTTCTTCAGGGGGAAGATTTCGTTTTAATTGTCGAGAAGTGGGAGAGTCTGGATCACCTGAAGGCGCATCTGGTCGCTCCCCACATGGCTGACTACCGAGTTCGCGTCAAGCCGTTTGTAAGCTCGGTGCGCCTGCAAATTCTGGATCCGCGGGTTTGA
- a CDS encoding HEAT repeat domain-containing protein: MNKWYRPLGFLLLASVAGEVCGCAQSGSWLARRESKKGAEEALADAGKGKKGSKGAKGPAELKSDEPRTLLGKAKRKSKSAAAESKLAAADQVNSSKSSKSSPETAVTKASQDSLASKAAATAKSVAASAKTDEMDAFLSDLDKPTPVAKSESGKQTSDEFDPFDDVIEMGQKSVMQVKKELGKKVESLENDVADWASDEGESSLSAVTSAKASTVVDVLEKELDLPLAQPPALHAESEDASEDGLSQLPSLGDLKKAAIQTIATRGLAKLCPDASGPLAEALNEVDPSDPQSLKVCLSKIGKLGADGIAAAPALQSLLKHDDGIVRTTAAQTMAKLNISSPESIKVVTDSVVSRDANLRSFASGVLDEMGGESTQVLKSLSENLKSTDGQTRLRVAEVLIRHEEYAYPALQTILTSLGDRDSNVRWLATYSLAELAPESPAAVQALVKATHDPVSKVQIGAVYALGEMGPYAKSAGPDLHKLLETSTDAELKEAIVSSLEQIEK, translated from the coding sequence ATGAACAAGTGGTATCGCCCTCTCGGGTTTTTGCTGTTGGCCTCCGTCGCGGGGGAAGTCTGCGGATGCGCTCAATCGGGCAGTTGGCTCGCCAGGCGCGAATCCAAAAAGGGGGCGGAAGAGGCGCTGGCGGATGCTGGCAAGGGGAAGAAAGGTTCGAAGGGGGCGAAAGGACCGGCTGAACTGAAGTCGGACGAGCCTCGAACACTGCTCGGCAAAGCCAAGCGGAAATCAAAGTCCGCAGCCGCAGAATCGAAACTTGCCGCAGCAGATCAGGTGAATTCGTCCAAGTCGTCGAAATCCTCGCCTGAAACGGCCGTCACCAAAGCGAGTCAAGATTCGCTGGCGAGCAAAGCGGCTGCGACGGCGAAGTCGGTTGCCGCATCTGCCAAGACGGACGAAATGGATGCCTTCCTGTCTGATCTCGACAAACCCACTCCAGTGGCAAAGAGCGAGTCTGGGAAGCAGACCTCTGACGAGTTCGATCCGTTTGACGACGTGATCGAAATGGGACAAAAGTCGGTCATGCAGGTCAAAAAGGAGCTGGGGAAAAAAGTCGAATCCCTGGAAAATGACGTTGCTGACTGGGCCAGCGACGAAGGGGAATCGAGTCTATCAGCCGTCACCTCGGCGAAAGCTTCAACGGTTGTAGACGTGCTGGAGAAAGAACTGGATCTTCCGTTGGCACAACCTCCTGCTCTCCACGCAGAAAGTGAGGATGCCAGCGAGGATGGACTGTCACAACTTCCTTCCCTGGGCGACTTGAAGAAGGCTGCGATCCAGACAATCGCGACCCGCGGATTGGCGAAGTTGTGTCCCGATGCCAGTGGTCCCTTGGCTGAAGCACTGAATGAAGTGGATCCTTCCGATCCGCAGTCGCTCAAAGTCTGTCTCAGCAAGATCGGAAAGCTGGGGGCGGATGGGATTGCCGCGGCCCCTGCTCTCCAGTCATTGCTCAAGCACGATGACGGCATCGTGAGGACCACGGCCGCTCAGACGATGGCGAAGCTGAATATCAGCTCGCCTGAATCAATCAAGGTGGTCACTGACAGTGTGGTCTCCCGCGATGCGAACCTGAGATCGTTCGCGAGCGGTGTTCTGGATGAAATGGGAGGCGAATCGACCCAGGTGCTGAAGTCGCTGTCAGAGAACTTGAAAAGCACTGACGGACAGACCCGCCTGCGAGTCGCTGAAGTCCTGATTCGTCACGAGGAGTATGCCTACCCTGCTCTGCAGACGATTCTGACGAGCCTTGGTGATCGAGACTCCAATGTGCGGTGGCTGGCGACGTACTCACTGGCGGAACTGGCTCCGGAATCACCTGCGGCGGTTCAGGCACTGGTCAAAGCAACGCACGATCCCGTGTCAAAAGTCCAGATTGGCGCGGTCTACGCTTTGGGTGAGATGGGTCCCTACGCGAAGAGTGCGGGGCCGGATCTACACAAACTGCTGGAAACGTCAACCGATGCAGAGCTGAAGGAAGCGATTGTGAGTTCGCTGGAACAGATTGAGAAATAG
- a CDS encoding OprO/OprP family phosphate-selective porin: protein MIPRRLLELDDSRQETSLAAEFADRLEQESELLKPDNASSEGNDVEAGQVDLSGYFNADPDVTGSEPPLPKKSSFESLASEFASRLSAVEKSLTKRDEADAKKAKQYPTHKLTGFLQLDTGFYAQSPENIATVGDAQNGTGFRRARFAVQGKVAEFTNYQLEVDFATAGRPSFFDNYVEQGNLPFFGEVRAGQFLQPFSVDAMSGFRNLPFLERSLPFLAFVPFRRVGIMSSNASEDEMTHWAYSIFRTGGYNNAPLGDSRFATDFGNIGGFSFSTRVTHLLYYDECAEDRDLWHIGAAYNYGRLGANDAKGSGAPGNAGSPEPFYQARTTPEFGPLGYPELSASFGNAVNGTPIFVDTGRYQADYFNLFGLETVYQSGPLSFQSEYMATVVESVVGPVFYQGAYAEVMYRLTGEHRRYDKKLSALRNPIPNSNFLPLKTGEIRGWGAWEVAARWSVVDLNNPDKLDGHYYNSATNSYDGTNKAGNGLLNDATLGMTWFLNAHTKLQLNWIHAMLRNQAKGYSSADLFVSRIQVDF from the coding sequence TTGATCCCGCGTCGACTGTTGGAGCTGGACGATTCTCGGCAAGAGACCTCGCTTGCGGCCGAATTTGCCGATCGTCTGGAGCAGGAAAGCGAGCTACTCAAACCAGACAATGCATCTTCGGAGGGCAATGACGTCGAGGCAGGTCAGGTTGATCTCAGCGGCTACTTCAATGCAGATCCTGATGTCACGGGCAGCGAACCTCCTCTGCCCAAGAAGTCATCTTTTGAAAGTCTGGCCTCCGAATTCGCCAGTCGTCTTTCCGCTGTGGAAAAGAGCCTGACCAAGCGGGATGAAGCCGATGCGAAGAAGGCTAAGCAGTACCCCACCCACAAGCTCACGGGCTTCCTTCAGCTCGACACCGGCTTTTACGCTCAGTCCCCGGAAAACATTGCCACAGTGGGCGACGCACAAAATGGAACGGGATTCCGTCGCGCTCGTTTTGCCGTCCAGGGTAAAGTCGCTGAGTTCACGAACTACCAGTTGGAAGTCGACTTTGCGACCGCCGGTCGCCCCAGCTTCTTCGACAACTATGTTGAGCAGGGAAATCTTCCCTTCTTCGGTGAGGTTCGTGCTGGCCAGTTCCTCCAACCCTTCAGCGTGGATGCGATGAGCGGTTTCCGGAACCTCCCCTTTCTGGAACGATCGCTTCCGTTTCTAGCATTCGTTCCTTTCCGCCGTGTCGGGATTATGTCGTCCAATGCTTCAGAAGATGAGATGACGCACTGGGCATACAGTATTTTCCGAACGGGTGGCTACAACAATGCCCCGCTTGGGGATTCTCGCTTTGCGACCGACTTTGGCAACATTGGTGGCTTTTCGTTCTCCACGCGAGTCACGCACCTATTGTACTATGATGAATGTGCTGAGGACCGAGACTTATGGCACATTGGCGCTGCTTATAACTATGGCCGATTAGGAGCTAATGACGCCAAAGGAAGCGGGGCTCCAGGAAACGCAGGCAGTCCCGAACCTTTCTATCAGGCGAGAACAACGCCCGAATTCGGGCCTCTCGGCTATCCTGAGCTGTCTGCCAGTTTTGGAAATGCGGTGAATGGGACTCCGATCTTCGTTGATACAGGGCGATACCAGGCGGATTATTTCAATCTCTTCGGACTCGAAACCGTTTATCAATCCGGCCCTCTCAGTTTCCAATCGGAATACATGGCCACGGTTGTGGAAAGTGTCGTAGGGCCTGTCTTCTACCAGGGGGCCTATGCTGAAGTCATGTATCGGTTAACGGGCGAGCATCGCCGTTATGACAAGAAGTTGTCTGCCCTGCGGAATCCTATCCCTAACTCCAATTTCCTGCCGCTCAAAACGGGCGAGATTCGAGGTTGGGGGGCCTGGGAAGTCGCGGCCCGCTGGTCTGTCGTCGACCTCAACAATCCTGATAAGCTCGACGGTCATTACTACAATAGTGCTACCAATTCCTATGATGGGACTAACAAGGCCGGAAACGGACTGTTGAACGACGCGACTCTAGGGATGACCTGGTTCTTGAATGCTCATACCAAGCTGCAGTTGAACTGGATCCACGCCATGCTGAGAAACCAGGCCAAAGGGTATAGCTCTGCCGACTTGTTCGTCAGTCGAATCCAAGTCGATTTCTAA
- a CDS encoding magnesium chelatase codes for MPCRPTNLLELKQSGWVSKTVKEELRQNFLIALAAGDALFPGIVGYEHTVIPEINIALIAGHDMLFLGEKGQGKSRLMRTLSRFLDDFIPYIDLPEAPFHDDPYNPISRVCKDFVANVPPEQVPIAWWPREERYVERLAPGTKFADIIGEIDPAKLAGGTSMSAEEALHFGLIPRMHRGIFAMNELPELDELVQVGLFNILEERDVQIRGFPVQFDIDVLILFSANPATYNRSGKVIPQLKDRIGSVIHTHYPEDRDLGIEIMEQECDINLGEPYPVVVPRFMKEIIEELSVAARKSKYIDQLSGVSARFSIANYGTMIASARQRGARLGESPAVPRISDLGHLYSSSLGKLELDLMGSHQMNERQILDSLIAEAIRTVFEEYIDKHGIDEIAEIFSKGVKIEVGDMLPSSHYSERLKRVPPAWDKAFEVNASSDAAVRASCVEFVLAGLYATEKISRSQSRGRIRYDI; via the coding sequence ATGCCATGTCGACCCACCAATCTCCTGGAACTGAAACAAAGTGGCTGGGTCTCTAAAACTGTCAAAGAGGAGTTGCGACAGAATTTTTTAATCGCTCTTGCCGCAGGTGACGCTCTATTTCCGGGCATCGTCGGGTACGAACATACGGTCATTCCCGAAATCAATATCGCCCTGATCGCTGGTCACGATATGTTGTTCCTAGGCGAAAAAGGACAGGGCAAAAGCCGTCTGATGCGCACACTCTCGCGATTTCTGGACGACTTCATTCCTTACATCGACCTCCCAGAAGCTCCCTTTCACGATGATCCGTACAATCCGATCAGCCGTGTTTGCAAGGACTTCGTTGCAAATGTTCCACCTGAACAGGTGCCAATCGCCTGGTGGCCGCGAGAGGAACGTTATGTCGAACGGCTGGCTCCTGGCACCAAGTTCGCTGACATCATCGGCGAGATCGACCCGGCGAAGCTCGCCGGCGGGACAAGTATGTCAGCCGAGGAAGCACTTCACTTCGGTCTGATTCCCCGGATGCATCGGGGCATTTTTGCGATGAACGAACTGCCCGAATTAGACGAACTCGTGCAGGTTGGTCTGTTCAATATTCTGGAGGAACGGGACGTCCAGATCCGCGGGTTCCCCGTTCAGTTCGATATTGACGTGCTGATCTTATTCTCTGCCAATCCTGCGACCTATAACCGCAGCGGCAAAGTCATTCCCCAACTGAAAGACCGTATCGGATCAGTCATTCACACGCACTATCCCGAAGATCGTGATCTCGGAATCGAAATCATGGAGCAGGAGTGCGATATCAATCTGGGTGAACCATACCCCGTGGTCGTCCCTCGATTCATGAAGGAAATCATTGAAGAATTAAGTGTTGCGGCTCGCAAGTCGAAGTACATCGACCAGCTTTCCGGTGTGAGTGCCCGCTTCAGTATTGCCAATTACGGAACAATGATCGCCAGTGCTCGTCAGCGCGGTGCACGTCTGGGCGAATCTCCGGCTGTTCCCCGAATCAGTGACCTGGGTCACTTGTACTCGTCATCTCTCGGGAAGCTTGAACTGGACCTAATGGGCAGCCATCAGATGAATGAACGTCAGATCCTGGACTCGCTGATTGCGGAAGCGATTCGGACTGTGTTCGAGGAGTACATCGATAAGCACGGAATCGACGAGATCGCAGAGATCTTCAGTAAAGGGGTCAAAATCGAAGTGGGCGACATGCTTCCGTCGTCCCATTACTCCGAACGGCTGAAGCGGGTTCCACCTGCGTGGGACAAGGCGTTTGAAGTTAACGCATCATCGGATGCAGCCGTGCGTGCCTCGTGCGTCGAATTCGTCCTGGCGGGCCTTTATGCGACCGAGAAGATTTCTCGCAGCCAGTCTCGTGGGAGGATTCGTTATGACATCTGA
- a CDS encoding VWA domain-containing protein, whose product MTSERTLGGVIHTYQRYDPATIPSPTLPPPDLVSPAIEHMLEFGNMRELTDEELARAIKLDIRQIAGLGPSLESLMQMLLERKKKILETWETKTVVAAARDAFLKRAQSASPPDRLKTEFKKAVDEEQIRDLERIWYETNDDHSRFARQVVQLIDRLGHVYQVEELASKYPFTGRKSLSIDNALGVKEELETIDRLLKQLEDAAKTAQIAVIDLSELSQFADAEQLEELTAMQRQIEELVRQLAEQQGLERTRRGYQLSPQAYRIFQGRLLEQIFSQLQASRTGRHLGPIQGEGAVEMAATKPYEFGDSASQMDIPQSLVNAMVRDPSRPLHLRSEDIVIHRTRNNPKCATTVLMDMSGSMRQGGQYMNVKRMALALDGLIRREYPGDFLQFIEMASFAKPRHFSEVAALMPKVVTIYDPVVRLRADMSREEVTESDIPPHFTNIQHALQLGRQFLSTRDTPNRQVILITDGLPTAHFEGQHLYLLYPSDPATEAATMREALLCQREGITINIFLLPSWSQTREDIQFAHRLAETTKGRVFFTAGRDLDRFVVWDYVNHRKSILG is encoded by the coding sequence ATGACATCTGAACGTACTCTAGGCGGCGTCATTCATACCTATCAGAGGTATGACCCCGCCACCATCCCCAGTCCGACTCTACCACCTCCCGACCTGGTTTCCCCTGCGATCGAGCATATGCTCGAATTCGGAAACATGCGCGAGCTGACGGATGAGGAACTCGCGAGGGCGATCAAGCTCGATATTCGTCAGATTGCCGGATTAGGACCGAGTCTCGAGTCGCTCATGCAGATGTTGCTGGAGCGAAAGAAAAAGATCCTGGAGACTTGGGAAACAAAAACGGTCGTTGCTGCAGCGAGAGATGCCTTCCTCAAGCGGGCTCAAAGTGCCTCACCACCCGACCGGTTGAAGACGGAATTCAAGAAGGCCGTCGACGAAGAGCAGATCCGGGATCTGGAACGAATCTGGTACGAGACGAACGACGATCACTCACGCTTCGCGCGTCAGGTCGTTCAGTTGATTGACCGCTTGGGCCATGTTTATCAGGTCGAGGAACTCGCCTCGAAGTACCCGTTTACCGGCCGCAAGTCCCTTAGCATCGATAATGCCCTCGGTGTGAAAGAAGAACTGGAGACAATCGACCGTTTACTGAAGCAGTTGGAAGATGCCGCCAAGACGGCACAGATCGCTGTGATTGATCTCTCTGAACTCAGTCAGTTTGCCGATGCCGAGCAGCTCGAAGAATTGACGGCCATGCAGCGGCAGATTGAAGAACTGGTCCGGCAACTGGCCGAACAGCAGGGACTTGAACGGACCAGGCGCGGGTATCAGTTAAGTCCGCAAGCGTATCGCATCTTCCAAGGACGACTGCTCGAGCAGATTTTCAGTCAGCTTCAGGCATCCCGAACCGGCCGCCATCTGGGCCCAATCCAGGGGGAAGGGGCTGTCGAGATGGCGGCCACGAAACCGTACGAGTTCGGGGATTCGGCCTCGCAGATGGACATTCCGCAATCCTTGGTGAATGCCATGGTTCGTGACCCCTCACGACCGTTGCACCTGCGGTCTGAAGATATCGTCATCCACCGGACTCGTAACAACCCCAAGTGCGCGACCACTGTGCTGATGGATATGAGCGGGTCGATGCGTCAGGGGGGGCAGTATATGAACGTCAAACGGATGGCTTTGGCGCTGGATGGCCTGATCCGGCGCGAGTATCCGGGCGACTTTCTCCAGTTCATCGAAATGGCGTCGTTTGCCAAGCCACGTCACTTCAGTGAAGTCGCGGCGCTCATGCCCAAGGTCGTCACAATCTACGACCCCGTCGTCCGGTTGCGAGCAGACATGAGTCGAGAAGAGGTCACGGAATCCGATATTCCCCCCCACTTCACTAACATTCAACACGCTCTCCAGCTGGGTCGGCAGTTTCTGTCGACTCGCGACACTCCGAATCGGCAGGTCATTCTGATCACTGACGGGTTGCCGACAGCTCATTTTGAGGGACAGCATCTTTACCTCCTATATCCCTCTGATCCCGCGACGGAAGCAGCGACCATGAGGGAAGCGCTTCTGTGTCAGCGGGAAGGAATCACGATCAATATCTTTCTGCTTCCAAGTTGGTCACAAACTCGCGAAGACATTCAGTTTGCACATCGTCTTGCAGAGACGACCAAAGGTCGTGTTTTCTTTACGGCCGGACGTGATCTCGACCGCTTTGTCGTCTGGGACTACGTTAACCACCGCAAGTCCATTCTCGGCTAA
- a CDS encoding alpha/beta hydrolase, protein MSEVRIPGLLAWVLALATFSQSASAQEKIVLWPDGAPGAVGTEEHDRPSITAYLAPADRNAGTAIVICPGGGYGHLAVGHEGEDVGNWLNSIGVSGFVLRYRIAPRYKHPSPLLDVQRALRVVRSRASEWKIDPARIGVLGFSAGGHLASTAATHFDDGDASAGDPIDRVSCRPDFAVLSYPVITFTDESAMHRGSRNNLLGQDPSAELITLLSNELQVKPTTPPVFLWHTSEDKGVPPANSTLFYLACVKAGVPAELHIYEKGPHGIGLAKKHPGADQWPVQCEAWLRGRGLLSK, encoded by the coding sequence GTGTCTGAGGTACGAATCCCTGGTTTGCTGGCATGGGTCTTGGCCCTCGCAACGTTCAGTCAATCGGCGTCTGCACAGGAGAAGATTGTGCTCTGGCCTGATGGGGCACCCGGCGCGGTAGGGACCGAGGAACACGATCGCCCCAGCATCACGGCCTATCTCGCTCCAGCCGATCGTAATGCAGGGACCGCCATCGTCATTTGTCCTGGTGGAGGCTACGGTCACCTTGCCGTCGGGCACGAAGGTGAAGACGTTGGAAACTGGTTGAACTCGATTGGTGTTTCGGGATTTGTCCTGCGATACCGAATCGCTCCACGGTACAAACACCCCTCTCCGTTGCTTGACGTTCAGCGTGCCTTGCGAGTTGTGAGAAGCCGGGCCAGCGAGTGGAAAATTGACCCTGCCCGGATTGGCGTACTGGGATTCTCTGCGGGGGGCCATCTCGCTTCGACCGCTGCGACTCATTTTGATGACGGTGACGCTTCGGCAGGCGATCCGATCGACCGCGTGAGTTGCCGTCCGGATTTTGCAGTTCTTTCCTATCCGGTCATCACTTTCACGGATGAGTCCGCCATGCACCGGGGCTCACGCAACAACCTGCTGGGGCAGGATCCTTCGGCAGAGCTGATCACGCTTTTGTCGAATGAGCTGCAAGTCAAACCAACGACCCCGCCGGTATTTTTATGGCATACGTCCGAAGATAAAGGGGTTCCGCCCGCCAACAGTACGCTGTTCTATCTCGCTTGTGTGAAGGCGGGGGTACCTGCCGAACTGCATATCTATGAGAAAGGGCCGCATGGGATCGGGTTGGCGAAGAAACATCCCGGAGCTGACCAGTGGCCTGTCCAGTGCGAAGCGTGGTTGCGAGGCCGAGGTCTGTTGAGCAAGTAA